One segment of Chloroflexota bacterium DNA contains the following:
- a CDS encoding 2-oxoacid:acceptor oxidoreductase family protein has product MQTEIVVAGFGGQGVLFAGQILAYAGLAEDKHVTWIPSYGPEMRGGTAHCTVIISDEEIGSPLVRNPLAALVFNPPSMLKYEPLVRPGGLLISDATLITLHSARTDIRVLELPAKDLAAALGFAQIANVVMLGALIGATGVVQIETIDRVLEAHVGPRHRDALEPNKQGLRRGAEWARQKLPA; this is encoded by the coding sequence ATGCAAACCGAGATCGTCGTCGCCGGCTTTGGCGGCCAGGGCGTGCTGTTCGCCGGGCAGATACTGGCCTATGCCGGGCTTGCCGAGGACAAGCACGTGACGTGGATTCCATCGTACGGGCCGGAGATGCGCGGCGGCACTGCTCACTGCACCGTCATCATTTCCGACGAAGAGATCGGCTCGCCGCTGGTCCGCAATCCGTTGGCGGCCCTTGTGTTCAACCCGCCATCTATGCTAAAGTATGAGCCGCTGGTCAGGCCGGGCGGGCTGCTGATCAGCGACGCGACGCTCATCACTCTGCATAGCGCGCGCACGGACATTCGCGTGCTGGAGCTGCCCGCCAAGGACCTGGCTGCCGCGCTCGGCTTCGCGCAGATCGCGAACGTCGTCATGCTCGGCGCTCTGATCGGCGCGACGGGCGTCGTACAGATCGAGACCATCGACCGGGTGCTGGAGGCGCATGTCGGGCCGCGTCACCGCGACGCGCTCGAACCGAACAAGCAGGGCCTGCGGCGCGGGGCGGAGTGGGCCAGACAGAAATTGCCGGCGTAG
- a CDS encoding 2-oxoglutarate oxidoreductase: MNTDTLQVVYERPAALLPVVTHYCPGCTHGVVHRLVAEVLDELGIRDITIGVASVGCSVFAYNYFDCDFAQAPHGRAPAMATGVKRVHPDRIVFTYQGDGDLAAIGTAEIVHAATRGENITVIFVNNGVYGMTGGQMAPTTLPGMRTTSSPSGRDVGTMGYPVRMSELLSQLDGPAYIVRRAVHEPGHIHRARRAIKTAFQVQQHAMGFSMVELLSTCPVNWNLTPSESLKVVEEQMIPYFPLGDFKVAAGVKELSDEHPSRQAQPAETAVIGKARSPIFGKATAGVFGR, from the coding sequence ATGAACACCGACACTTTACAGGTTGTCTACGAGCGGCCGGCGGCGCTCTTGCCCGTGGTCACGCATTATTGCCCGGGCTGCACGCACGGCGTCGTCCATCGTCTCGTCGCCGAAGTGCTGGACGAGCTCGGCATCCGTGACATCACGATCGGGGTGGCCTCCGTGGGCTGCTCGGTCTTTGCCTACAACTACTTCGACTGCGACTTCGCGCAGGCTCCGCACGGCCGCGCGCCGGCCATGGCGACCGGCGTCAAGCGCGTGCACCCGGACCGGATTGTCTTCACCTACCAGGGCGACGGCGATCTGGCGGCGATCGGCACGGCCGAGATCGTGCACGCCGCCACCCGCGGCGAGAACATCACCGTCATTTTCGTCAACAACGGCGTGTACGGCATGACCGGCGGGCAGATGGCGCCAACGACGCTGCCCGGCATGCGCACCACCTCGTCCCCAAGTGGTCGCGACGTTGGGACGATGGGCTACCCGGTACGTATGTCGGAACTGCTTTCGCAGTTGGATGGGCCGGCGTACATTGTCCGGCGCGCCGTGCACGAGCCGGGCCACATCCATCGCGCCCGGCGCGCTATCAAGACGGCGTTCCAGGTGCAACAGCACGCCATGGGCTTCTCGATGGTCGAGTTGCTATCGACCTGTCCGGTCAACTGGAACCTGACCCCCTCCGAATCGCTCAAGGTCGTTGAAGAACAGATGATACCGTACTTCCCACTTGGCGATTTCAAGGTCGCGGCCGGCGTCAAAGAGCTATCGGACGAGCACCCCAGCCGCCAGGCGCAGCCGGCTGAAACGGCCGTAATCGGCAAGGCGCGCTCGCCCATCTTTGGCAAGGCCACTGCGGGCGTCTTCGGGCGCTGA
- the vorB gene encoding 3-methyl-2-oxobutanoate dehydrogenase subunit VorB produces the protein MTKELWKGNEAIAEAAVRGGLEAYFGYPITPQTELLEYLAKRMPGLKRVFLQAESELAAINMVYGAAAGGARAMTSSSSPGFSLMQEGLSYIAASNVPCVLVDMMRGGPGLGNILPTQGDYFQLTKGGGHGDYHPLVLAPASVQEAADLTYGAFELAERYRTIVIIAADGNIGQMMEPVDMPPMRAIPRRDRGWELSGARNRPRRIISSLYLQGEELERLNQRLQATMAEIETREVRYAESQTADADLLVVAFGSAARIAQSAIKDARARGAKVGLFRPITLWPFPTDRLRALAQTIKQVLVVELNAGQMVQDVRLAVGAAASVEFFGRMGGVVPMPDEVLARIVSAMPSASFDRDHPWAIAR, from the coding sequence ATGACCAAAGAACTCTGGAAGGGCAATGAGGCGATCGCGGAGGCCGCCGTGCGCGGCGGCCTTGAAGCGTATTTCGGTTACCCGATCACGCCTCAAACCGAGTTGTTGGAGTATCTGGCCAAACGCATGCCGGGGCTGAAGCGGGTGTTTCTTCAAGCGGAGAGCGAACTGGCGGCGATCAACATGGTCTACGGCGCCGCGGCCGGCGGCGCGCGCGCCATGACCTCGTCGTCAAGCCCGGGGTTCTCGCTGATGCAGGAGGGTTTGTCGTATATTGCGGCGTCGAACGTGCCGTGCGTGCTGGTCGACATGATGCGCGGCGGCCCCGGGCTTGGCAATATCCTGCCGACCCAGGGCGACTACTTCCAGTTGACCAAGGGCGGCGGCCACGGCGACTATCACCCGCTCGTGCTGGCCCCGGCATCCGTGCAGGAAGCGGCGGACTTGACGTACGGGGCATTTGAGCTGGCCGAGCGCTACCGCACGATCGTCATTATCGCCGCCGACGGCAATATCGGCCAGATGATGGAGCCGGTTGACATGCCGCCGATGCGTGCCATCCCCCGCCGGGACCGCGGCTGGGAACTAAGCGGCGCGCGCAACCGCCCGCGCCGCATCATCTCGTCGCTCTACTTGCAGGGCGAGGAACTGGAGCGGCTCAACCAGCGGCTGCAGGCCACGATGGCCGAGATCGAGACCCGCGAAGTGCGCTACGCCGAATCACAGACCGCAGACGCCGACCTGCTGGTCGTGGCGTTCGGCTCGGCGGCCCGCATCGCGCAGTCGGCCATCAAGGACGCGCGCGCGCGCGGCGCAAAGGTCGGCCTGTTCCGCCCCATTACGCTCTGGCCGTTCCCGACCGACCGGCTGCGCGCGCTGGCGCAGACGATCAAGCAGGTGCTGGTAGTCGAGTTGAACGCCGGCCAGATGGTGCAGGATGTGCGGCTGGCCGTCGGCGCCGCCGCGTCGGTGGAGTTCTTTGGCCGCATGGGCGGTGTGGTGCCTATGCCCGACGAGGTGCTGGCGAGGATAGTCTCCGCTATGCCATCCGCATCGTTCGACCGGGACCACCCGTGGGCGATCGCCCGGTAA
- a CDS encoding 4Fe-4S binding protein, translated as MRGTIAIDENRCKGCELCIVVCPKAIIHIAEHFTPRGYRPATLVDPHGACTGCLLCSTICPDVAITVYREAARRKLPMAG; from the coding sequence ATGCGCGGCACAATCGCGATTGATGAGAACCGCTGCAAGGGATGTGAGCTGTGCATCGTCGTCTGCCCCAAGGCTATCATTCACATCGCCGAACACTTCACCCCGCGCGGGTACCGGCCCGCCACGCTTGTTGATCCGCACGGCGCCTGCACCGGCTGCCTGCTCTGTTCCACCATCTGCCCCGACGTTGCCATTACCGTCTATCGCGAAGCGGCCCGCCGCAAACTGCCCATGGCCGGTTGA